From a region of the Saccharomyces cerevisiae S288C chromosome IX, complete sequence genome:
- the SLM1 gene encoding phosphatidylinositol 4,5-bisphosphate-binding protein (Phosphoinositide PI4,5P(2) binding protein, forms a complex with Slm2p; acts downstream of Mss4p in a pathway regulating actin cytoskeleton organization in response to stress; TORC2 complex substrate and effector; protein abundance increases in response to DNA replication stress; SLM1 has a paralog, SLM2, that arose from the whole genome duplication), whose product MSKNNTMTSAVSDMLSQQQLNLQHLHNLQQHTRSMTSADHANVLQQQQQQQQQQQQQQQQQQQSASFQNGSLTSDINQQSYLNGQPVPSTSNSTFQNNRTLTMNSGGLQGIISNGSPNIDSNTNVTIAVPDPNNNNGKQLQGKNSLTNTSILSRARSSLQRQRLAQQQQQQQDPRSPLVILVPTAAQPTDILAARFSAWRNVIKSVIVYLTEIASIQDEIVRQQLRLSHAVQFPFFSIENQYQPSSQEDKSVQKFFLPLGNGSIQDLPTILNQYHESLASSASKASRELTNDVIPRLEDLRRDLIVKIKEIKSLQSDFKNSCSKELQQTKQAMKQFQESLKDARYSVPKQDPFLTKLALDRQIKKQLQEENFLHEAFDNLETSGAELEKIVVMEIQNSLTIYARLLGQEAQLVFDILISKLDSGFFNVDPQFEWDNFISRDPNFLLPNLPMRTFKEIVYKYQFDPLTYEIKSGFLERRSKFLKSYSKGYYVLTPNFLHEFKTADRKKDLVPVMSLALSECTVTEHSRKNSTSSPNSTGSDAKFVLHAKQNGIIRRGHNWVFKADSYESMMSWFDNLKILTSTSNIQDKYKFITQKLNLNSDGKPKLTNNHTSINKYQLSNANSTMVENDENDDINSNYVGSTVTPKLDNQTNTNTSMSSLPDTNDSELQDQVPNIYIQTPINDFKS is encoded by the coding sequence atgtcgAAAAACAACACAATGACCTCTGCGGTCTCTGATATGCTGTCACAGCAACAGCTAAATCTTCAGCACCTGCATAACTTGCAGCAGCATACGAGAAGTATGACTTCAGCAGATCATGCCAACGTTTtacaacaacagcaacaacaacaacaacaacaacagcagcagcagcagcaacagcagcagaGCGCAAGCTTTCAAAATGGCAGTTTGACATCCGATATAAACCAACAAAGCTATTTGAATGGACAACCAGTTCCTTCCACTAGTAATTCAACGTTTCAAAACAATAGGACGCTGACGATGAATTCTGGAGGGTTGCAAGGTATCATAAGCAATGGTTCTCCTAATATCGACTCGAACACCAATGTAACCATTGCTGTCCCAGATCccaataataacaacgGGAAACAGCTCCAAGGGAAAAACTCTTTAACCAACACTTCAATACTGTCGAGGGCTAGGTCTTCCTTACAACGTCAAAGACTTGCtcagcaacagcaacaacaacaagaTCCTAGATCTCCATTAGTAATACTGGTCCCTACAGCTGCGCAACCAACAGATATTCTTGCAGCGAGGTTTTCAGCTTGGAGAAATGTCATCAAGTCGGTGATCGTTTACTTAACAGAAATCGCTTCTATTCAGGATGAAATTGTTAGACAGCAACTAAGATTATCACATGCTGTACAATTCCCATTCTTTTCGATCGAGAATCAATACCAACCAAGCTCGCAGGAGGATAAATCAGtacaaaagttttttttgccaTTGGGTAATGGCTCGATACAGGACTTACCAACAATTTTGAACCAGTATCATGAATCCCTAGCATCCAGCGCGTCTAAGGCATCAAGGGAATTGACCAATGATGTTATTCCTCGTTTGGAAGACTTGAGGAGAGATCTAATAGTCAAGATAaaggaaataaaatcaCTGCAGTCggatttcaaaaattcttgttcCAAAGAGTTACAACAAACAAAACAGGCCATGAAGCAATTTCAGGAGTCTTTAAAGGATGCGCGCTATTCAGTGCCAAAACAAGATCCATTCTTAACCAAGCTGGCGCTTGATAGACAAATTAAAAAGCAACTTCAGGAGGAAAACTTTCTGCATGAAGCTTTTGATAATTTAGAGACTTCAGGCGCtgaattagaaaaaattgtagTTATGGAAATTCAAAACTCTTTAACAATATATGCCAGATTACTGGGACAAGAAGCACAATTGGTTTTCGATATATTGATATCCAAATTAGATTCTGGATTTTTCAACGTTGACCCACAATTTGAATGGGATAACTTCATTTCAAGGGATCCCAACTTTTTATTGCCTAATCTACCGATGAGGacattcaaagaaatcGTTTACAAATACCAATTCGATCCTTTGACTTATGAAATCAAATCAGGGTTTTTAGAAAGAAGatcaaaatttctaaaatcCTATTCAAAAGGGTATTATGTGCTGACACCGAACTTTTTACATGAATTCAAGACCGCggacagaaaaaaagatttaGTACCAGTGATGTCGTTAGCATTAAGTGAATGTACTGTGACGGAACATTCCCGGAAAAACAGTACATCATCACCAAATTCGACTGGTTCGGATGCTAAGTTTGTGTTGCATGCTAAGCAAAACGGCATAATTCGTCGTGGTCACAATTGGGTTTTTAAAGCCGATTCTTATGAATCAATGATGTCTTGGTTTGATAATTTGAAGATCTTAACATCTACTTCGAATATACAAGACAAGTATAAATTCATAACACAAAAATTAAACTTGAATTCAGATGGGAAACCCAAGCTAACCAATAACCATACCAGCATTAATAAGTATCAGCTGAGTAATGCCAATAGCACAATGgtagaaaatgatgaaaacgatgataTAAATAGTAATTATGTGGGGTCCACGGTAACACCAAAATTGGACAATCAAACAAATACGAATACATCCATGTCTTCATTACCTGATACTAATGATTCTGAATTACAAGATCAAGTTCCCAATATTTATATTCAAACTCCAATAAACGATTTCAAATCATAA
- a CDS encoding uncharacterized protein (hypothetical protein; completely overlaps the verified gene SLM1; identified by gene-trapping, microarray-based expression analysis, and genome-wide homology searching; mRNA identified as translated by ribosome profiling data), giving the protein MKTWMYSYLFDCPILVLPWTPHNYYLYHRFHHFLPLCYWHYSADTY; this is encoded by the coding sequence ATGAAGACATGGATGTATTCGTATTTGTTTGATTGTCCAATTTTGGTGTTACCGTGGACCCCACATAATTACTATTTAtatcatcgttttcatcattttctacCATTGTGCTATTGGCATTACTCAGCTGATACTTATTAA
- the SHQ1 gene encoding Hsp90 cochaperone SHQ1 (Chaperone protein; required for the assembly of box H/ACA snoRNPs and thus for pre-rRNA processing; functions as an RNA mimic; forms a complex with Naf1p and interacts with H/ACA snoRNP components Nhp2p and Cbf5p; homology with known Hsp90p cochaperones; relocalizes to the cytosol in response to hypoxia) gives MITPRFSITQDEEFIFLKIFISNIRFSAVGLEIIIQENMIIFHLSPYYLRLRFPHELIDDERSTAQYDSKDECINVKVAKLNKNEYFEDLDLPTKLLARQGDLAGADALTENTDAKKTQKPLIQEVETDGVSNNIKDDVKTIGQMGEGFNWEIEQKMDSSTNNGILKTKYGFDNLYDTVISVSTSNGNDINELDDPEHTDANDRVIERLRKENLKFDPEYYVSEYMTHKYGNEEDLEINGIKELLKFTPSIVKQYLQWYKDSTNPNLVMPIEFTDEEQKQMQDNLPKKSYLVEDIKPLYVTILSVLFSYVFEQIENEGTHTTESAWTMGKLCPQISFLDQQLKQVNELQDGMKEISKVNKDSSLIKIAIITGIRRALSYPLHRNYDLAMKAWTFVYYILRGGKRLVIRALLDIHETFRFHDVYYVYDKVLLDDLTAWFISQGSENVIRSLALEMRKEQESLSKQDIEFECIASFNEQTGEPEWETLNIREMEILAESEYREQQQNPQ, from the coding sequence ATGATAACACCAAGATTCTCTATAACACAGGATGAGGAATTTatatttctcaaaatattcatAAGTAATATTAGGTTCAGTGCAGTGGGTTTAGAGATAATCATCCAAGAAAATATGATCATTTTTCACTTATCCCCTTACTATTTAAGATTAAGATTTCCTCACGAATTAATCGATGATGAGAGGTCTACCGCTCAATACGATTCCAAAGATGAATGCATCAATGTAAAAGTAGCCAAACtgaataaaaatgaatatttcGAAGATTTGGACCTACCGACAAAGTTGTTGGCTAGGCAAGGCGATCTTGCAGGTGCCGATGCATTAACAGAAAATACTGATGCGAAAAAAACCCAAAAGCCCCTTATTCAAGAGGTCGAAACTGATGGCGTGTCGAATAATATTAAAGATGATGTGAAGACTATTGGTCAAATGGGAGAGGGGTTTAATTGGGAGATAGAGCAAAAGATGGATTCCAGCACCAATAATGGAATATTGAAGACAAAATATGGGTTTGATAACTTATATGATACAGTTATATCAGTGTCGACAAGCAACGGGAACGATATCAATGAATTAGACGATCCTGAACACACTGACGCGAACGATAGAGTTATTGAAAGgttaagaaaagaaaatttgaagtttGATCCTGAGTACTATGTTTCCGAGTATATGACACATAAATACGGTAACGAGGAAGACTTGGAAATTAACGGCATTAAAGAACTACTGAAGTTTACACCTTCGATCGTAAAGCAATACCTGCAATGGTACAAAGACAGTACGAACCCAAATCTGGTCATGCCAATTGAGTTTACTGACGAGGAACAAAAACAGATGCAGGACAATTTACCCAAGAAGTCTTATCTCGTGGAAGATATAAAACCACTTTATGTCACTATACTCAGCGTTCTTTTCAGTTATGTGTTTGAACAGATCGAAAACGAAGGTACTCATACCACAGAGAGTGCTTGGACCATGGGAAAATTGTGCCCTCAAATATCATTCTTAGACCAACAATTAAAACAGGTGAACGAACTGCAAGACGGTATGaaagaaatatcaaaggttAATAAAGACAGCTCTCTCATCAAGATTGCAATCATTACAGGTATCAGGAGAGCCCTGAGTTATCCACTACATAGAAACTATGACCTAGCAATGAAAGCGTGGACATTCGTATATTATATTCTACGAGGTGGTAAGAGACTAGTCATAAGGGCGCTTTTGGACATTCATGAAACATTTCGTTTCCATGATGTTTACTACGTCTACGACAAAGTTCTCTTGGATGATCTGACTGCGTGGTTCATTTCTCAGGGTAGTGAGAACGTCATAAGAAGTCTGGCCTTGGAAATGAGAAAAGAGCAAGAGTCACTTTCCAAGCAGGatattgaatttgaatGTATTGCATCGTTCAACGAACAAACTGGCGAACCTGAGTGGGAGACACTAAATATAAGAGAGATGGAAATTTTGGCAGAGTCTGAATACCGAGAGCAGCAGCAGAACCCACAATGA
- the DPH1 gene encoding 2-(3-amino-3-carboxypropyl)histidine synthase (Protein required for synthesis of diphthamide; required along with Dph2p, Kti11p, Jjj3p, and Dph5p; diphthamide is a modified histidine residue of translation elongation factor 2 (Eft1p or Eft2p); forms a complex with Dph2p that catalyzes the first step of diphthamide biosynthesis) yields the protein MSGSTESKKQPRRRFIGRKSGNSNNDKLTTVAENGNEIIHKQKSRIALGRSVNHVPEDILNDKELNEAIKLLPSNYNFEIHKTVWNIRKYNAKRIALQMPEGLLIYSLIISDILEQFCGVETLVMGDVSYGACCIDDFTARALDCDFIVHYAHSCLVPIDVTKIKVLYVFVTINIQEDHIIKTLQKNFPKGSRIATFGTIQFNPAVHSVRDKLLNDEEHMLYIIPPQIKPLSRGEVLGCTSERLDKEQYDAMVFIGDGRFHLESAMIHNPEIPAFKYDPYNRKFTREGYDQKQLVEVRAEAIEVARKGKVFGLILGALGRQGNLNTVKNLEKNLIAAGKTVVKIILSEVFPQKLAMFDQIDVFVQVACPRLSIDWGYAFNKPLLTPYEASVLLKKDVMFSEKYYPMDYYEAKGYGRGETPKHAIE from the coding sequence ATGAGTGGCTCTACAGAATCTAAAAAACaaccaagaagaagatttattGGGAGAAAATCTGGCAACAGTAATAATGACAAATTAACTACAGTGGCTGAAAATGGCAACGAAATAATCCACAAGCAAAAGAGTAGAATCGCCCTAGGTAGGAGTGTTAATCATGTGCCAGAAGATATATTGAATGACAAAGAGTTGAATGAAGCCATCAAATTATTGCCCTCTAACTACAACTTTGAAATCCACAAAACTGTGTGGAATATCAGGAAATATAATGCTAAAAGAATAGCCCTACAGATGCCTGAAGGTTTGCTGATTTACTCATTGATTATAAGTGACATTTTGGAACAGTTCTGTGGTGTTGAAACTCTAGTAATGGGGGATGTGTCTTATGGTGCATGCTGTATTGATGATTTTACTGCTAGGGCATTGGATTGCGATTTTATTGTGCATTACGCTCATTCGTGTTTAGTTCCTATTGACGTTACAAAGATTAAAGTACTATATGTCTTTGTTACTATAAATATTCAAGAAGATCATATTATCAAAACGCTGCAGAAGAATTTTCCTAAGGGATCTAGAATCGCTACATTTGGTACCATTCAGTTTAATCCTGCGGTACACAGCGTCAGAGATAAACTGCTTAACGATGAAGAACACATGCTGTATATTATTCCACCACAAATCAAGCCTCTATCGAGGGGTGAAGTATTGGGGTGTACTTCTGAAAGATTAGATAAAGAACAATACGATGCCATGGTATTCATCGGTGATGGTAGATTTCATTTGGAGTCTGCAATGATACATAATCCGGAAATTCCTGCATTCAAGTATGACCCATACAACAGAAAGTTCACTAGAGAAGGATACGATCAAAAGCAACTCGTGGAAGTTAGAGCAGAGGCCATTGAAGTCGCTCGGAAGGGTAAAGTTTTTGGTCTGATCTTAGGTGCATTAGGTAGACAAGGTAATTTAAACACTGTAAAAAACTTGGAAAAAAACCTGATCGCAGCAGGTAAAACCGTGGTGAAAATTATTCTAAGTGAAGTTTTTCCCCAAAAGCTCGCAATGTTCGATCAAattgatgtttttgttCAGGTCGCATGTCCTAGACTGTCCATCGATTGGGGTTATGCCTTCAATAAACCACTATTAACACCATATGAGGCTAGTGTCTTACTAAAGAAAGATGTCATGTTCAGCGAAAAATATTATCCAATGGATTATTACGAAGCTAAAGGATACGGGCGTGGGGAAACTCCGAAACATGCGATTGAATAG
- a CDS encoding uncharacterized protein (Regulatory subunit of dolichyl phosphate mannose (DPM) synthase; identified based on comparisons of the genome sequences of six Saccharomyces species; SWAT-GFP, seamless-GFP and mCherry fusion proteins localize to the endoplasmic reticulum) codes for MNRFVIICLLFTYYVIWSLLPIFEIENSNPVVSLLFPISSNVAIFLPIFLLLIGFTLTGSVLGVLLIRSDKKKKV; via the coding sequence ATGAACCGTTTTGTAATTATTTGCCTTCTTTTTACTTATTATGTCATATGGTCGCTCCTGCCTATCTTCGAGATCGAGAACTCCAATCCAGTTGTGAGTTTACTCTTCCCCATTTCTAGCAATGTTGCAATTTTCCTGCCCATCTTCTTACTGTTGATCGGGTTTACTTTAACTGGTTCTGTTTTAGGTGTATTGCTTATACGCAGcgataaaaagaaaaaagtttaa
- a CDS encoding uncharacterized protein (hypothetical protein), giving the protein MLKVEKFKKLKRFEVYYCLKNSFLEEVDIEMKYSCSITTIMSNGSASLLMNWEELTPGHCFTSYTTNPIAGDYGLNASAIDGHTEELVATHPAGTLENATQ; this is encoded by the coding sequence ATGCTAAAGGTggaaaagttcaaaaaattgaagcGATTCGAGGTCTATTAttgtttaaaaaattcttttctggAAGAAGTAGATATCGAGATGAAATATTCCTGCAGTATAACAACTATAATGAGCAATGGTTCAGCAAGCTTGTTGATGAACTGGGAAGAATTAACACCTGGTCACTGTTTTACCTCTTACACAACTAACCCTATCGCAGGTGACTATGGTTTGAATGCATCAGCAATAGACGGCCACACGGAAGAGTTAGTGGCGACCCACCCAGCGGGAACCTTGGAGAATGCAACGCAGTAG
- the XBP1 gene encoding Xbp1p (Transcriptional repressor; binds promoter sequences of cyclin genes, CYS3, and SMF2; not expressed during log phase of growth, but induced by stress or starvation during mitosis, and late in meiosis; represses 15% of all yeast genes as cells transition to quiescence; important for maintaining G1 arrest and for longevity of quiescent cells; member of Swi4p/Mbp1p family; phosphorylated by Cdc28p; relative distribution to nucleus increases upon DNA replication stress) codes for MKYPAFSINSDTVHLTDNPLDDYQRLYLVSVLDRDSPPASFSAGLNIRKVNYKSSIAAQFTHPNFIISARDAGNGEEAAAQNVLNCFEYQFPNLQTIQSLVHEQTLLSQLASSATPHSALHLHDKNILMGKIILPSRSNKTPVSASPTKQEKKALSTASRENATSSLTKNQQFKLTKMDHNLINDKLINPNNCVIWSHDSGYVFMTGIWRLYQDVMKGLINLPRGDSVSTSQQQFFCKAEFEKILSFCFYNHSSFTSEESSSVLLSSSTSSPPKRRTSTGSTFLDANASSSSTSSTQANNYIDFHWNNIKPELRDLICQSYKDFLINELGPDQIDLPNLNPANFTKRIRGGYIKIQGTWLPMEISRLLCLRFCFPIRYFLVPIFGPDFPKDCESWYLAHQNVTFASSTTGAGAATAATAAANTSTNFTSTAVARPRQKPRPRPRQRSTSMSHSKAQKLVIEDALPSFDSFVENLGLSSNDKNFIKKNSKRQKSSTYTSQTSSPIGPRDPTVQILSNLASFYNTHGHRYSYPGNIYIPQQRYSLPPPNQLSSPQRQLNYTYDHIHPVPSQYQSPRHYNVPSSPIAPAPPTFPQPYGDDHYHFLKYASEVYKQQNQRPAHNTNTNMDTSFSPRANNSLNNFKFKTNSKQ; via the coding sequence ATGAAATATCCCGCTTTTAGCATTAACAGTGACACGGTACACTTAACGGACAACCCCCTGGACGACTATCAGCGTCTCTACCTCGTCAGCGTACTGGATAGGGACTCGCCGCCGGCCAGTTTCAGCGCCGGACTCAATATTAGAAAGGTTAACTATAAATCCTCCATTGCTGCGCAGTTCACACATCCAAACTTCATTATCAGTGCTCGGGACGCAGGGAACGGGGAAGAGGCGGCGGCGCAGAACGTTCTGAACTGCTTCGAGTACCAGTTTCCCAACCTACAAACAATTCAGAGCCTAGTCCACGAACAAACGTTGCTATCGCAGCTCGCTAGCTCCGCCACTCCTCACTCCGCCTTGCATCTGCacgataaaaatattctgatGGGTAAGATCATACTACCTTCCCGGTCTAACAAAACACCAGTCTCAGCATCACCCACCaagcaagaaaagaaggctCTGTCAACAGCATCGCGTGAAAATGCCACCTCCTCGCTGACAAAGAATCAGCAGTTCAAGTTGACCAAAATGGACCATAATCTGATCAATGACAAGCTCATCAACCCTAACAACTGCGTAATATGGTCGCATGACTCCGGCTATGTGTTCATGACGGGCATCTGGCGGCTGTATCAGGATGTTATGAAGGGGCTTATAAACTTGCCCAGAGGTGACAGCGTTTCCACTAGCCAACAGCAGTTCTTTTGCAAGGCTGAATTCGAGAAAATTCTatctttttgcttttacAATCACAGTTCGTTCACTTCTGAGGAATCTTCAAGCGTACTGTTGTCGTCCTCCACCTCTTCGCCGCCAAAGAGACGGACATCCACAGGGTCTACCTTCTTGGACGCCAATgcgtcttcttcatctacTTCTTCAACGCAGGCAAACAATTACATCGATTTTCATTGGAACAACATCAAGCCCGAACTGCGGGACCTTATTTGCCAGTCTTACAAAGACTTCCTGATCAATGAACTTGGTCCTGACCAAATAGACTTGCCCAACTTAAATCCGGCAAATTTTACGAAAAGAATAAGAGGTGGTTACATCAAAATTCAGGGTACTTGGTTGCCGATGGAAATCTCAAGGTTGCTATGCCTGCGGTTTTGTTTTCCGATCAGATACTTTCTGGTGCCTATTTTTGGTCCAGATTTCCCCAAAGATTGCGAATCGTGGTATTTGGCTCATCAAAACGTTACATTTGCTAGTTCTACCACTGGTGCAGGTGCTGCTACTGCTGCTACTGCTGCTGCTAATACAAGTACCAATTTTACGTCTACTGCAGTGGCAAGACCTAGGCAGAAGCCCAGACCCAGGCCAAGACAAAGATCTACTTCCATGTCCCATTCCAAAGCGCAGAAACTTGTTATTGAGGACGCCTTGCCCTCATTCGACTCATTTGTAGAAAACTTGGGCCTTTCCTCAAATGACAAGaacttcattaaaaaaaacagcaaAAGGCAAAAGTCGTCCACATACACCTCTCAAACTTCTTCTCCAATAGGGCCAAGAGATCCAACGGTGCAAATTTTGTCAAACCTAGCATCCTTCTACAACACCCACGGTCACCGGTATTCATATCCGGGAAATATCTATATACCACAGCAAAGATACTCTTTACCCCCACCAAACCAGCTCTCGTCGCCACAGCGGCAGCTAAACTATACTTACGACCACATTCACCCAGTTCCTTCTCAGTACCAGTCTCCAAGACACTACAACGTCCCCTCTTCACCAATCGCGCCTGCTCCTCCCACTTTCCCTCAACCTTATGGTGATGATCActatcattttttgaaatatgcTAGCGAAGTTTATAAGCAACAAAACCAACGACCAGCTCATAATACAAATACCAATATGGACACCTCTTTTTCGCCAAGGGCGAACAATTCACTgaacaatttcaaatttaaaaCAAACtcaaaacaataa
- the SGA1 gene encoding glucan 1,4-alpha-glucosidase (Intracellular sporulation-specific glucoamylase; involved in glycogen degradation; induced during starvation of a/a diploids late in sporulation, but dispensable for sporulation), with product MARQKMFYNKLLGMLSVGFGFAWALENITIYEFDFGKGILDQSYGGVFSNNGPSQVQLRDAVLMNGTVVYDSNGAWDSSALEEWLQGQKKVSIEKIFENIGPSAVYPSISPGVVIASPSQTHPDYFYQWIRDSALTINSIVSHSAGPAIETLLQYLNVSFHLQRSNNTLGAGIGYTNDTVALGDPKWNVDNTAFTEDWGRPQNDGPALRSIAILKIIDYIKQSGTDLGAKYPFQSTADIFDDIVRWDLRFIIDHWNSSGFDLWEEVNGMHFFTLLVQLSAVDKSLSYFNASERSSPFVEELRQTRRDISKFLVDPANGFINGKYNYIVGTPMIADTLRSGLDISTLLAANTVHDAPSASHLPFDINDPAVLNTLHHLMLHMRSIYPINDSSKNATGIALGRYPEDVYDGYGFGEGNPWVLATCTASTTLYQLIYRHISEQHDLVVPMNNDCSNAFWSELVFSNLTTLGNDEGYLILEFNTPAFNQTIQKIFQLADSFLVKLKAHVGTDGELSEQFNKYTGFMQGAQHLTWSYTSFWDAYQIRQEVLQSL from the coding sequence ATGGCAAGACAAAAGATGTTTTATAACAAATTACTCGGCATGCTCAGCGTAGGATTCGGGTTTGCTTGGGCGCTCGAGAACATTACTATATACGAATTTGACTTTGGCAAGGGCATTCTCGATCAAAGCTACGGCGGTGTATTTTCAAACAACGGCCCTTCGCAAGTGCAGCTGCGGGATGCAGTCTTGATGAATGGGACAGTGGTATACGATTCAAACGGCGCTTGGGACAGTAGTGCGCTGGAGGAATGGCTCCAGGGAcagaaaaaagtttccatcgaaaaaatatttgaaaatattgggCCCAGCGCCGTGTATCCGTCTATTTCGCCTGGGGTCGTGATTGCGTCACCATCGCAAACGCATCCAGACTACTTCTACCAATGGATAAGGGACAGCGCGTTGACGATAAACAGTATTGTCTCTCATTCTGCGGGCCCGGCAATAGAGACGTTATTGCAGTACCTGAACGTTTCATTCCACTTGCAAAGAAGCAACAACACATTGGGCGCTGGCATTGGTTACACTAACGATACAGTGGCTTTGGGAGACCCTAAGTGGAACGTCGACAACACGGCTTTCACGGAAGATTGGGGTCGTCCTCAAAACGATGGGCCTGCTCTTCGAAGCATTGCCATCTTAAAAATCATCGACTACATCAAGCAATCTGGCACTGATCTGGGGGCCAAGTACCCATTCCAGTCCACCGCAGATATCTTTGATGATATTGTACGTTGGGACCTGAGGTTCATTATTGACCACTGGAATTCTTCCGGATTTGATCTATGGGAGGAAGTCAATGGCATGCATTTCTTTACTTTACTGGTACAACTGTCTGCAGTGGACAAGTCGCTGTCGTATTTTAACGCCTCAGAACGGTCGTCTCcctttgttgaagaattgCGTCAGACACGCCGGGACATCTCCAAGTTTTTAGTGGACCCTGCGAATGGGTTTATCAACGGCAAGTACAATTATATTGTTGGGACACCCATGATTGCCGACACATTGAGATCCGGACTGGACATATCCACTTTATTAGCTGCGAACACCGTCCACGATGCGCCATCTGCTTCCCATCTTCCGTTCGATATCAATGACCCTGCCGTCCTGAACACGTTGCACCATTTGATGTTGCACATGCGTTCGATATACCCCATCAACGATAGCTCCAAAAATGCAACGGGTATTGCCCTGGGCCGGTATCCTGAGGACGTATATGATGGATATGGCTTTGGCGAGGGAAATCCCTGGGTCCTGGCCACGTGTACCGCTTCAACAACGCTTTATCAGCTCATTTACAGACACATCTCTGAGCAGCATGACTTGGTTGTCCCAATGAACAACGATTGTTCGAACGCATTTTGGAGCGAGCTGGTATTCTCCAACCTCACGACTTTGGGAAATGACGAAGGCTATTTGATTTTGGAGTTCAATACACCTGCCTTCAATCAAACCATACAAAAAATCTTCCAACTAGCTGATTCATTCTTGGTCAAGCTGAAAGCTCACGTGGGAACAGACGGGGAACTAAGTGAACAATTTAACAAATACACAGGGTTTATGCAGGGTGCCCAACACCTTACCTGGTCCTATACTTCATTCTGGGATGCCTATCAAATAAGACAAGAAGTTTTACAGAGTTTGtag